A window of the Lactuca sativa cultivar Salinas chromosome 7, Lsat_Salinas_v11, whole genome shotgun sequence genome harbors these coding sequences:
- the LOC111895712 gene encoding anther-specific protein SF18 — protein sequence MPSGHKIRHNSKMTRNSSSFFAFLLLAFVLCISEITTVKGKLCEKPSKTWFGKCKDTELCDKQCIEWEGAEHGACHQREAKYMCFCYFKCEPKASPTPPSTAPPENGAPTPTFPGPPAGEGGQPPPAEGQPPPAEGGQPPPSI from the exons ATGCCGAGTGGTCATAAGATTCGCCATAACTCAAAGATGACCAGAAATTCATCTTCATTTTTTGCATTCCTTCTACTCGCCTTCGTtttatgtatctcag AAATCACGACCGTTAAAGGGAAATTATGTGAAAAGCCAAGCAAGACCTGGTTTGGGAAGTGTAAAGACACAGAACTATGCGACAAGCAGTGCATAGAGTGGGAGGGTGCAGAACATGGAGCTTGTCATCAACGTGAAGCAAAATACATGTGCTTTTGCTACTTCAAATGTGAACCCAAGGCGTCTCCTACTCCTCCCTCTACTGCTCCTCCTGAAAACGGGGCACCCACTCCAACTTTTCCCGGACCTCCGGCAGGAGAAGGTGGACAACCACCTCCTGCAGAAGGTCAACCACCTCCTGCAGAAGGAGGTCAGCCACCTCCAAGCATTTGA
- the LOC111895662 gene encoding uncharacterized protein LOC111895662, protein MINKRCNKFNGIYNRIAAQQQSGTNDFDLFKAAKEQYRVEMGHVFDFEKSWELLRANPKWNKTSTSSEVQSKRSRNSSSIDVSDARTNIDLNADDDEIPDDIQEISPLRRPPGRDKARRVARHAEEVETRAKDAAEMRAKFDEHNLLIKEKNELKRRHLEFLERQAREKQEQKERKLMTQQLSIFRTNEEGLASADLAVLQAMKEQIRKKYLG, encoded by the coding sequence ATGATAAACAAGCGGTGCAACAAATTCAACGGTATTTACAACCGGATTGCGGCGCAACAACAAAGTGGAACCAACGACTTCGATTTGTTCAAAGCTGCTAAGGAACAATATCGGGTCGAAATGGGTCATGTTTTcgactttgaaaaatcatgggaattGTTGCGAGCGAATCCAAAGTGGAATAAAACGTCTACATCGTCGGAGGTTCAATCCAAAAGGTCTCGCAATTCTAGCTCGATCGACGTGTCGGACGCAAGGACTAACATCGACCTAAACGCCGATGACGATGAGATCCCGGATGATATCCAAGAGATATCCCCACTACGACGACCACCCGGACGCGACAAAGCGAGGCGCGTTGCAAGACATGCGGAGGAGGTGGAGACGAGAGCAAAAGATGCGGCGGAAATGAGAGCGAAATTCGACGagcataatttattaataaaagaaaaaaatgagttGAAACGTCGTCATTTGGAATTCCTGGAAAGGCAGGCACGAGAGAAGCAGGAGCAAAAAGAGAGGAAACTAATGACACAACAGTTGTCAATTTTTCGGACAAACGAGGAGGGTTTAGCGTCTGCTGATCTGGCGGTGCTACAAGCAATGAAGGAACAAATTAGGAAAAAATATTTGGGTTAA